Proteins from one Mercurialis annua linkage group LG7, ddMerAnnu1.2, whole genome shotgun sequence genomic window:
- the LOC126656724 gene encoding farnesylcysteine lyase, protein MSLKIVLLLPLFSLLFVLPDASSPSPTICIIGSGIAGSSLAHFLRRYSPSSASPILIFERNGVVGGRMATVTISGETFEAGASILHPKNYHASNFTHLLNLKRKLPPSSESSLSLGIWDGKKFVFKTISFDSNIPLVQKMVSFANEIYMFMRYGFSLLKMSNLVEVTVNKFLKYYESFETRPIFKTVDEMLQWSGLYNLTAQTLLDELVALGLSPLLIQELVTVITRINYGQSVYISGLAGAVSLAGSGGGLWAIEGGNWQMASGLINSSNVELHLHEEIHSISYLGEYYELNSTKGRSYKCEVAVVGTPLDELNIQFSPPISLPERHLQHTHATFVRGLLSPAYFGLKAVSDIPQLVGTIEDPELPFSSISVLKQHNETDMIYKIFSRKPMPDSLLDSIFSTRKETIRMNWGAYPHYKAPEVFSPFILDGHHLYYVNAFENAASTMETSAVAAENIARLILSRISGKACLSSSAFMNSCPDGEALHSDV, encoded by the exons ATGTCTCTTAAAATCGTCTTATTACTTccactcttttctcttctctttgTCCTACCAGACGCATCATCACCCTCACCCACCATATGCATCATCGGCAGTGGGATCGCTGGCTCTTCTTTAGCCCACTTCCTCCGCCGCTACTCACCATCATCCGCCTCCCCAATCCTCATCTTCGAAAGAAATGGCGTCGTGGGAGGCCGCATGGCGACTGTCACCATCTCCGGCGAGACCTTCGAGGCGGGCGCCTCTATTCTCCACCCAAAGAACTACCACGCCTCCAATTTCACTCATTTGCTTAACTTAAAGCGGAAGCTGCCTCCCAGTTCCGAGAGCTCCCTCTCTCTGGGGATTTGGGACGGCaagaaatttgttttcaaaaccatCAGTTTTGACTCTAACATTCCTCTTGTGCAAAAGATGGTCTCTTTTGCTAATGAGATTTATATGTTCATGCGCTATGGATTCTCACTTCTGAAAATGAGCAACCTCGTGGAGGTTACTGTAAACAAGTTCTTGAAGTATTATGAGAGCTTTGAAACCAGACCCATTTTCAAGACTGTAGATGAGATGCTTCAGTGGTCTGGTTTGTATAACCTCACTGCTCAAACTTTGCTCGACGAACTCGTGGCTCTTGGATTGTCTCCTTTGTTGATACAGGAACTTGTCACT GTCATTACAAGAATTAATTATGGTCAAAGTGTGTACATCAGTGGACTTGCAGGAGCAGTTTCCTTGGCCGGGTCTGGTGGAGGATTATGGGCGATTGAAGGAGGGAATTGGCAGATGGCTAGTGGACTAATTAATAGCTCAAATGTTGAATTACACCTCCATGAAGAAATACATTCTATCTCTTACCTAGGGGAGTATTATGAGCTCAACTCCACAAAAGGAAGAAGTTATAAGTGTGAAGTCGCAGTTGTTGGCACACCACTTGATGAATTGAATATTCAATTTTCACCTCCAATTTCTCTTCCCGAGAGGCATTTACAGCACACGCATGCTACTTTTGTGAGGGGCCTCCTAAGTCCT GCATATTTTGGCCTGAAAGCTGTTTCAGATATTCCACAACTTGTGGGCACAATAGAGGATCCTGAACTTCCATTCTCGAGCATTTCCGTCCTTAAGCAGCACAATGAGACAGATATGATTTACAAAATTTTCTCTCGGAAACCAATGCCCGATTCACTACTCGATAGCATTTTTAG TACGAGGAAAGAGACGATAAGAATGAACTGGGGTGCTTACCCTCATTATAAAGCTCCTGAAGTATTTTCGCCCTTTATTTTGGATGGTCATCATTTATACTATGTTAATGCTTTTGAGAATGCCGCTAGCACCATGGAGACAAGTGCTGTTGCAGCTGAGAACATAGCACGGCTTATCTTGTCCAGAATTTCCGGCAAGGCATGCTTGAGTTCATCAGCCTTCATGAACTCTTGTCCTGATGGAGAGGCATTGCACTCAGATGTGTGA
- the LOC126656994 gene encoding uncharacterized protein LOC126656994 has protein sequence MWVKENRMPVTWPRKMIHSIGTRDENRYCKFHEDYGHDTEEYYDLKKEIKKLIDSGALRKFTSHKEDKEQRKEGTDKEEKKEEERGRKKEIAGVINVIIGGKRFKEGRKRLRGEIMQVAEQAGRRAEAAKVITFSAEDGTHAKGSHNDALVVEAIVNNFLVMKLLVDEGSAMNLITWETFKGIGRALGQLKHCPVPIIGLGGTPIQPRGLAEIMVEFGRGGREMKEVKTMFLVVDMSLAYNGIPGRPFLYSSRAITSIRYLIMKIPTTEGVISEKGDQEPPNATLSP, from the coding sequence ATGTGGGTCAAAGAAAACAGGATGCCGGTAACATGGCCCAGGAAGATGATCCACAGTATCGGAACGAGAGATGAAAACCGATACTGCAAGTTCCACGAGGACTATGGGCACGACACGGAAGAATACTATGatttgaagaaagaaataaaaaaactgatAGATTCAGGAGCACTAAGGAAGTTCACAAGTCATAAGGAAGATAAGGAACAGAGAAAAGAAGGAACTGACAAGGAAGAAAAGAAGGAGGAAGAGAGGGGAAGAAAGAAGGAAATCGCGGGAGTCATCAATGTCATTATTGGAGGAAAAAGATTTAAAGAAGGGCGAAAAAGATTAAGGGGCGAGATAATGCAGGTAGCAGAGCAAGCAGGAAGAAGGGCGGAAGCAGCAAAAGTAATCACGTTCTCAGCGGAAGACGGAACACATGCGAAAGGATCCCACAATGATGCGCTGGTGGTGGAAGCAATCGTCAACAACTTCCTGGTGATGAAATTGCTAGtagatgaaggaagcgcaatgAACCTGATAACGTGGGAAACGTTCAAAGGAATCGGCCGAGCACTAGGACAGCTCAAGCATTGCCCGGTGCCGATAATAGGACTCGGAGGAACACCAATCCAACCCAGGGGTCTGGCGGAAATAATGGTGGAATTTGGAAGAGGAGGTAGAGAGATGAAGGAAGTTAAAACAATGTTCTTAGTAGTCGATATGTCACTGGCTTACAACGGGATACCAGGGAGGCCGTTCCTATACTCTTCGAGGGCGATCACTAGCATCCGCTACCTGATCATGAAAATACCAACAACAGAGGGAGTAATCAGCGAAAAAGGAGATCAGGAGCCGCCAAATGCTACACTATCACCATGA
- the LOC126656993 gene encoding uncharacterized protein LOC126656993, translating into MALAVVTTTKKLKYYFQSHNMVVRTNQPLRKAIQRPKTSGRLVHWSIQLSVHDSRYEPRPTLKAQALADFVAEITPGKAEEFVPELVWKLHVDGALNEKGEGAGAILKGPKKVKMEYGVNIQFTASNNAAEYEALIAGLGLALEIQTKILKIYSDSQLVVNQVKGEYHAKEAGMIEYLEKVTKLLRQLEAQGGQWEIMQIPREENTDADAIAKSASELGDLFTKMQLKETLASPSIKKEAIMTIDEADSWMTPLIKYLDQGELLIDNVEAIRTIRKSANYSCHNGVLYRTSLNHPWSRCVSPKSGSSIHKKIHEGICAAHEGAVTIARKTMLQGYYWPTIKEDAKALVKKCDKGQRHDNVNHRPAVPKGSLESPCPFATWGIDIVGPFESGRNQMKFLIVAVEHFTKWVEVAPVSTITAARVEEFFKNEVICRFGIPHTIVADNGKTTPRKGTGETPIRLAYGTEAVIPVEIEGRRHQAGIRAVAYKKQAAKYHNRRINSREFQVGDLVLRNAEIGRGIAGVNKMQLNWEGPYIVEETTGKGAYKLKTMTGSMVPRYWNVEHLRKYYQ; encoded by the exons ATGGCGCTCGCTGTAGTAACCACAACTAAAAAGCTAAAATACTACTTCCAAAGCCATAATATGGTGGTGAGAACAAATCAGCCCCTGAGAAAGGCGATCCAAAGACCTAAGACATCCGGGAGACTCGTCCATTGGTCCATCCAACTTAGTGTGCACGATAGCCGATACGAACCCCGCCCAACACTAAAAGCGCAAGCTTTGGCGGATTTCGTAGCCGAAATAACCCCCGGCAAAGCGGAAGAATTTGTACCAGAATTAGTATGGAAACTTCACGTAGATGGAGCTTTGAATGAAAAGGGAGAAGGAGCGGGAGCCATTCTCAAAGGacccaaaaaggtgaaaatggaATATGGAGTAAATATCCAATTCACCGCTAGCAACAACGCTGCAGAATATGAAGCCCTGATCGCAGGACTCGGTTTAGCTCTGGAAATACAAACAAAAATCTTGAAGATATACAGTGACTCTCAGCTGGTAGTGAATCAagtcaagggagaatatcaTGCCAAAGAAGCAGGAATGATCGAATACTTGGAAAAAGTCACAAAGCTACTTCGCCAACTAGAAGCACAGGGAGGACAGTGGGAAATCATGCAAATCCCACGAGAAGAAAATACCGATGCTGACGCCATCGCCAAGTCAGCGTCCGAGCTGGGAGATCTATTCACAAAAATGCAGCTAAAAGAAACTCTCGCTTCACCAAGCATAAAAAAAGAAGCAATAATGACTATCGACGAagccgactcctggatgaccCCGCTAATCAAATACTTAGACCAAGGAGAACTACTTATAGACAACGTTGAAGCAATCCGGACCATCCGCAAATCAGCCAACTACTCATGTCATAACGGAGTCCTTTACCGGACCTCCCTAAATCATCCTTGGTCAAGATGCGTCTCGCCAAAAAGTGGAAGCTCAATCCATAAGAAAATCCATGAAGGAATATGCGCGGCACACGAAGGAGCGGTCACCATTGCAAGAAAAACAATGCTTCAAGGGTACTACTGGCCAACCATCAAAGAAGATGCGAAAGCACTGGTGAAAAAATGTGATAAAGGCCAAAGGCACGACAACGTCAACCACCGGCCAGCAGTACCAAAGGGATCCCTAGAGAGTCCTTGTCCGTTCGCCACATGGGGAATTGATATAGTAGGACCATTCGAATCTGGAAGAAACCAAATGAAATTTTTGATCGTAGCAGTCGAACACTTCACAAAGTGGGTTGAAGTAGCGCCAGTCTCAACAATAACCGCGGCTAGAGTGGAGGAGTTCTTTAAAAACGAAGTAATATGTCGGTTCGGCATACCTCATACAATAGTAGCAGATAATGGAAA GACGACCCCAAGAAAAGGAACGGGCGAGACACCCATCAGGCTCGCCTATGGCACTGAAGCGGTAATACCTGTAGAGATCG AGGGGAGAAGACATCAAGCAGGAATTCGAGCTGTGGCTTATAAGAAACAAGCTGCCAAGTATCACAACAGGAGAATAAACTCGAGGGAATTTCAAGTAGGCGATCTCGTCCTACGAAACGCCGAAATTGGCAGAGGAATTGCTGGAGTAAATAAAATGCAACTGAATTGGGAAGGACCCTACATAGTGGAAGAAACTACTGGAAAAGGCGCATACAAGCTAAAAACAATGACCGGATCCATGGTCCCAAGATATTGGAACGTAGAACATCTAAGAAAATACTACCAATAG